In the Topomyia yanbarensis strain Yona2022 chromosome 3, ASM3024719v1, whole genome shotgun sequence genome, one interval contains:
- the LOC131692710 gene encoding tudor domain-containing protein 3 translates to MELLEQLRNQGWHLMQTGLARLLEGTNGSIDAKQAIKLALDIDLREIGGGALASITARGNKSDSIEGNIVVQILKIRNISAPKANEESKAAPRLLKLTLTDGQIQYSALEGEHVPSVSLDTPPGTKIYLKNGPIKISQGLLILNANNIAILGGKVPALVEKWELGRAMAKYAKGGRMQLSASGPPPWIAFGQKIQQNLPNDRNFKSLQVKEKDESKENAEFTALRNDAIAEATKLGTKKTFGGGAKQMVDANVQKIMDKGFSEDQATHALKLTRNNVHRALSNLQRIEDRKQTHSDIKTGKIEPPQKSGRRGMSGKRDSESEGASKPSTKVSLFEFLEDILPESDASNKKNSSKESTPFTSKENDQVTGYSSKINSNSPYNTYSNNRSFSGNSSNQYQSHSSSQYNNPTKSYNQQRFENNISSSFANRNSHSGPNSRNFPQLQHEQSHQSSSNSQHGRKQSGDYNSGRYRGPPNAQSNHHANDTYTRGRQDTKYNNSSYNPHQQQSQYRYDSYNNNTAAGAQGNKYQHILNNGKQSNVNYGYGHGDSKSSQGYLNSGDTRKHSETVANHYQQQQPHHQTQFHQPGEHNQPQGINTNSNNVVNHPSSHYGSAGNSNEQSYASSSQNFNSNNVASIKPQKASRHTKDDSQMFSAPSTNAQWRKPPAPKMETSQHNVAGTHPVAGNQQPNVSSNKPSAVPASTNIINNNKMAQLTDATANMQITNTKPFISSNSHAHNSTKPSQTPNGGQVGITPPASATGLPKNFIQLPNGFNYNPYQIVGFQNKQTNEFALNVLKSQQVDPLQSVHLVAAQSGGPSSIPGVTIPATAAVVTAGHLASPAHPSMPTGVTPNWKVGDRCLAKYWEDGGLYNAEITGISENTFVVCFMEYGNYEEVLKTDCIPVTGPSGVTSAPSLHGLPPSPAMGFHPTNHLQHGGNLIPPSNTGAYLSQGADGQSGQHFSHGYKQPHSNQYSHHQHPPHHQASSQHRPSKFREQRPMYVPPAQRK, encoded by the exons ATGGAATTGCTTGAGCAGCTGCGAAATCAGGGATG GCATTTGATGCAGACAGGACTAGCACGGTTATTGGAGGGAACCAATGGATCAATTGATGCTAAACAGGCTATCAAGTTGGCACTTGAT ATCGACTTACGTGAAATTGGTGGTGGCGCTTTGGCTTCTATCACTGCTCGAGGAAACAAATCGGATTCCATCGAAGGTAATATCGTGGTGCAGATTCTGAAGATCCGAAACATTTCAGCACCGAAAGCCAATGAAGAATCTAAAGCGGCTCCGCGTTTGCTTAAATTAACACTTACCGATGGACAGATACAGTACTCGGCACTTGAGGGTGAGCACGTTCCTTCGGTGAGCTTAGATACGCCACCAGGGaccaaaatttatttaaaaaatggacCCATCAAGATATCCCAAGGTTTGCTTATTTTGAATGCTAATAATATTGCCATACTAGGTGGAAAGGTTCCAGCACTAGTGGAGAAATGGGAACTGGGACGGGCTATGGCAAAATACGCAAAAGGTGGTAGAATGCAGCTAAGTGCTTCTGGACCTCCACCGTGGATTGCGTTTGGAcaaaaaattcaacaaaatttACCGAACGACAGAAATTTCAAAAGCTTGCAGGTCAAGGAAAAGGATGAGTCTAAAGAAAACGCTGAATTCACTGCACTGCGAAATGATGCTATCGCCGAAGCAACAAAATTGGGTACGAAGAAAACGTTTGGAGGTGGTGCTAAGCAAATGGTTGATGCGAATGTACAAAAAATCATGGATAAAGGGTTTAGTGAGGATCAAGCAACTCACGCGCTTAAACTAACTCGAAATAATGTGCATCGTGCTTTGAGTAATTTGCAGAGGATAGAAGACCGAAAACAaacgcatagcgacataaaaactggaaaaatagaACCACCCCAGAAATCAGGCAGACGAGGAATGAGTGGAAAACGCGACTCAGAATCAGAAGGAGCATCTAAACCATCGACCAAAGTATCACTTTTTGAGTTCTTAGAAGATATTCTCCCAGAGAGTGACGCGAGTAACAAAAAAAATAGTAGCAAGGAATCGACCCCTTTCACTAGCAAGGAAAACGACCAAGTAACGGGCTATTCAAGTAAAATCAATTCTAACAGTCCATACAACACTTATTCAAACAACCGGTCATTCAGTGGTAATTCTTCAAACCAATATCAGTCACATTCATCTTCACAATACAATAATCCAACCAAAAGCTACAATCAACAGCGTTTCGAAAACAATATTTCGAGTAGCTTTGCCAATAGAAATTCCCACAGCGGCCCTAATAGCCGAAATTTTCCACAGCTTCAGCACGAGCAGTCACATCAATCGAGCTCTAATTCTCAGCATGGGCGTAAACAATCTGGAGACTATAACAGCGGTCGATATCGAGGTCCACCAAATGCACAGTCTAACCATCATGCTAATGATACATATACCCGAGGCCGCCAAGACACAAAATACAACAATTCTTCCTATAATCCGCATCAACAACAGTCACAGTATAGGTACGACAGCTACAATAACAACACGGCTGCTGGTGCGCAAGGGAACAAATATCAACACATCTTGAACAATGGGAAACAGTCCAATGTTAATTATGGTTATGGACATGGGGACTCTAAAAGCTCtcaaggctacttaaactctgGCGATACTAGAAAACATTCAGAAACTGTAGCAAACCACTATCAGCAACAACAGCCGCATCATCAGACACAGTTTCATCAGCCTGGAGAGCATAATCAACCACAGGGAATCAACACTAACAGCAATAATGTCGTTAATCATCCAAGCTCGCATTACGGCAGCGCTGGCAATTCTAATGAACAATCATATGCAAGCAGTTCCCAAAACTTCAACAGCAACAACGTTGCCAGTATTAAG CCCCAGAAAGCATCAAGACATACCAAGGATGATTCACAAATGTTCTCTGCCCCTTCAACAAACGCACAATGGAGGAAACCACCAGCACCAAAGATGGAGACTTCACAACACAATGTCGCAGGAACTCATCCAGTTGCTGGAAATCAACAACCAAATGTGTCCAGTAACAAACCTAGTGCCGTACCAGCATCAACTAATatcatcaacaataataagaTGGCTCAGCTAACGGATGCCACTGCAAATATGCAAATCACCAATACCAAACCCTTCATCAGTAGTAATTCGCATGCACATAATTCGACGAAGCCATCTCAAACTCCAAATGGCGGTCAAGTGGGTATAACTCCGCCTGCATCAGCCACGGGTTTACCAAAGAATTTTATTCAACTCCCGAACGGGTTCAATTACAACCCATACCAAATCGTAGGCTTTCAAAATAAGCAAACTAACGAGTTTGCACTCAATGTGCTAAAAAGCCAACAAGTCGATCCACTTCAATCGGTTCATCTCGTAGCAGCTCAGTCTGGTGGGCCATCATCGATTCCAGGAGTTACCATACCAGCAACTGCGGCAGTAGTTACCGCTGGGCATCTAGCATCCCCCGCCCATCCATCGATGCCAACCGGTGTTACTCCCAACTGGAAGGTCGGTGATCGATGTCTTGCCAAATACTGGGAAGATGGAGGG TTATATAATGCCGAAATCACTGGAATCTCTGAAAATACCTTCGTTGTGTGCTTTATGGAGTATGGAAACTATGAAGAAGTTCTCAAAACAGATTGCATTCCCGTGACAGGGCCCAGTGGTGTAACTTCTGCACCGTCACTGCATGGTCTGCCGCCGTCCCCTGCTATGGGTTTCCATCCAACGAATCATCTACAGCATGGTGGTAATCTAATACCACCTTCGAATACCGGTGCTTACCTCAGCCAAGGAGCAGACGGTCAATCTGGGCAACACTTTAGCCATGGCTACAAGCAACCACATTCGAATCAGTATTCACACCATCAACACCCTCCCCATCATCAGGCGTCTTCGCAGCATAGGCCTTCTAAATTCCGAGAACAGCGACCGATGTATGTTCCGCCGGCACAGCGGAAGTAA